In Allocoprobacillus halotolerans, a genomic segment contains:
- a CDS encoding cyclic lactone autoinducer peptide — MDIKKIICVLLDKLARISCNSYSFIGCYEPEKPKDLK, encoded by the coding sequence ATGGACATCAAAAAAATTATATGTGTATTACTTGATAAATTAGCAAGAATTTCATGTAATTCATATTCATTTATTGGTTGTTACGAACCAGAAAAACCCAAAGATCTAAAATAA
- a CDS encoding helix-turn-helix domain-containing protein, which yields MNFGERLKKLCQDYQYTQNTLEEITGIDRSTISAYELGTRKPSIENLETLARVFKVSIDYLYCNSNKHFLDITNISETNYYKIIAIIKEEDLNFEKDTRLFNK from the coding sequence ATGAATTTTGGAGAAAGACTTAAAAAATTGTGTCAGGACTATCAGTATACACAAAATACTTTGGAAGAAATTACAGGAATTGATAGAAGTACTATTTCCGCTTATGAATTAGGGACTCGAAAGCCAAGTATAGAAAATCTTGAAACATTAGCAAGGGTTTTTAAGGTAAGCATTGATTATCTTTATTGTAATTCAAATAAACATTTTCTAGATATAACTAACATTTCTGAGACTAACTATTACAAGATTATTGCAATTATAAAAGAAGAAGATTTAAATTTTGAAAAAGATACTAGATTATTTAATAAGTAA
- a CDS encoding LytR/AlgR family response regulator transcription factor, translated as MKIAIFDDDIIFSQNLSKEFNEYYKKLISPIEIEIITKNFSLDSFDDLDIAFIDIDLNGKNGIALAKYMTDISPKILIIFISSRDELVFNALSVPTFQFIRKSKFKEDCAKVFNQLYKHIQIYNKKIILEINGRKTVLNLNEIQYLLSFGRDLLIKTITNDYIIVSTMKEIMHKIEEKSYNDLIQISRNQIVNLNYVNNIKSSNVILNDGSKYSIGRKYKSTFIKKYEEFLLR; from the coding sequence ATGAAAATCGCAATATTTGATGATGATATTATATTTTCCCAAAATTTATCAAAGGAATTCAATGAATATTATAAAAAATTAATTAGCCCAATAGAAATTGAAATAATAACCAAGAATTTTTCATTAGATTCATTTGATGATTTAGATATCGCTTTTATTGATATAGATTTAAATGGAAAAAATGGCATTGCTTTAGCTAAATATATGACTGATATTTCACCAAAAATTTTAATAATCTTTATATCTTCAAGAGATGAGTTAGTTTTTAATGCATTATCAGTGCCAACCTTTCAATTTATAAGGAAATCAAAGTTTAAAGAAGATTGTGCAAAAGTATTTAACCAATTATATAAACACATTCAAATTTATAACAAAAAAATCATTTTAGAAATAAATGGTAGAAAAACTGTTTTAAATTTAAATGAAATTCAGTATCTCTTATCTTTTGGTCGAGATTTATTAATCAAAACTATTACAAATGATTATATCATTGTTTCAACAATGAAAGAAATTATGCACAAAATAGAAGAAAAATCATATAACGATTTAATACAGATAAGTAGAAATCAAATAGTAAATTTAAATTATGTTAATAATATAAAATCCTCAAACGTTATCCTAAATGATGGAAGCAAATATTCAATTGGTAGAAAATATAAATCTACTTTTATAAAAAAATATGAGGAATTTCTTTTAAGATGA